The Chlorobaculum sp. MV4-Y genome contains the following window.
GCTTGCTACACTTCTGGTTTCCCTGGCAATGGCTCCGGTGTCGGCTCCGGCAGCCGAGGTGCAGTCCGAGGAGATTGTCGTCAAAGGGACGGTTAATGCAACGCAAGGTTCGATTGAGTCGAAACGCCTGAAGAGCAGCGATACGACGACGATGCTCGAAGACACTGCTGGCGTCAACGTTCAGTCCGCAGGCGGGGTCTCCGGTCTGCCGGTCATCAACGGTCTGGCCGATGACCGGTTGCTGATCGCTGTCGATAACATGCTCGTCTGCTCGGCGTGCGGCAACCATATGAACCCGCCGCTCTCCTACATGCCCTCTTCAAGCGTCGGGAACATCTATGTTAACTCCTGCGTCGTCCCGGTCAGCAAGGGAGGCGACAGCATCGGCGGCATGATCCATGTTGAATCGGCAACCGCCGCTCTATGCTGTTGATGACCAGCTCCGAACCGAGGGCGTTGTCTCCTCTTATTACCGAAGCAAGAACCATGCCGCCGGAGCTTCGTTTGGCGCTACCGTGGCCAGCAGGAACCTGAGCCTCGGCGTTACGGCCTCGATCGATCACGCCGATGATTACCGCGACGGGAACGGGAACAAGATCACCTCCACCTATTACGAGGCGCGAAATTTCGGTTTGACCCTCGGGGCCAGGTCAGAAAATCATCGCCTGACGCTCAAAGCGGGTCACCAGTACATTCCGGGCCAGGGGTTCGTCAACCAGTGGATGGACATGCTCGTGAACAACTCCTCTTTCGTCAATCTCGGCTATCACGGAAGTTTTGACTGGGGCGCGATCGACGCTACCGGCTACTGGCAGAACACCTGGCACAAAATGGACTCCGGTGACGACAAGCTACCAATCGCGCTTGCTCCGCCGGTGAGCATGCCCTACATGCCGATGATAACCCGAGGTGTTTCTGTCGGTTATACCCTCAAGACGGGAATCAACCTTTCCGATGACGACATCCTCAGAGTCGGCAACGAGTTCCACCGGTTCAGCCTGAACGACTACTGGCCGCCCGTGGAGGGCTATCCTTCGATGTGGCCGGAAACGTTCCTGAACATCAACCACGGCCATCGCGATCGTTACGCTATTTTCGCGGAGTGGGAAGGGAAAGTATCCACCGACATGACGGCAATTCTCGGTGTGCGCAACGAGCAGGTGCGGATGGACACCGGTGACGTGCAGGGCTATTCGGGTGCTGCGATGTATTCAACACCTGCCGCTGCTTTCAATGCAGCGGATCATGCAAAGAGCGACAGCAACTGGGATTTCAGCGCACTGCTGAAGTTCGAGCCGGATGCTGCTTCGACTTATGAACTCGGTTATTCGCGCAAGACCCGCTCGCCCAATCTCTACGAGCGCTATGCCTGGTGCACCACCTGGATGACCAGCGGGATGCTGGGCTGGTTCGGCGACGGCAACGGGTATGTGGGCAATCTGAACCTCAGGCCGGAAATCGCCCACACGATCAGCGTGTCCGGGACGTGGCGCGATGCGGAGCGCAATGCGTGGCAACTGAAGATCACGCCGTACTTCACGTATGTGCATGATTACATCGATGTGAAGAAAATCGGAGAAAAAACCTTTCCTGCCCCCGGCAATGAGGTGCGCAACATCCTTCAGTTTACCAACATCAATGCCGAACTTTACGGTATCAATGTCTCGGGTTCGGTGGCACTCTGGAATAGCGAAGGGTTTGGCAACGGACGGCTTAACGGAACGCTCGGCTACGTTCATGGCATCGACATCGCAAATGGCGACAGCCTCTATCACATGATGCCGTTCAATGCCCGGTTGTCGCTGGAACAGAAACTTTCGGGCTTCACCAACACCTTTGAGATGGAGCTGGTATCGACGAAGAGCAAAACTGATCCGCTCCGGTTCGAGCCGCGAACGTCGGGCTATGTGCTGGTCAACATCGGCACGGCCTACGAGTACAAGAACCTGAGGGTCGATGTCGGAGTAACGAATCTGTTCGACAGGTTCTACTATCTCCCGCTGGGCGGCATCAATTACGATGATTTTCTTGCGAGCAAGAAGAGTACCGCATTCGAGCCGCTTGCCGGAATGGGACGTTCATTCAACGTAGCATTCACCCAGAAGTTCTGAGTAAAGCTGACTCCAAAAGCGGAGAATTGCCCTTGTGAAATTCTCCGCTTTACTAAAACGTCTCTCGATTTTGCTATAATGGCCCTACGGTGATTCTATGAACTCATTCTTAATCGACAAGTCATACCTTTATGAAGCGATTCACACTCAACACATGCAGGGCGACACTTTTTACCCTTATGCTCTCCTTGGGCCTGAGTGCCAATGCTCACGCATTTGAAAAAGGAGACAAAGCCGCGGATTTTTCGTTACCCGGCAAACAGGGGACGGTAAAGCTTTCGGACAAGGCGGGATCGGTGGTCTATCTCGATTTCTGGGCTTCGTGGTGCGGGCCGTGCCGCCAGTCGTTCCCGTGGATGAACGAGATGCAGACGAAGTATAAAGCCAAGGGCTTTCAGGTCGTCGCCGTCAACCTCGACGCCAAAACCGACGCCGCCGTGAAGTTCCTTGCGCAGGTACCTGCGGATTTTACCGTAGCGTTCGACTCGAAGGGGCAGATGCCTCGCGTGTACGGCGTGAAGGGTATGCCGACCAGTTTTCTGATCGACAGGAACGGTATGATTCTGTTACAGCACGCCGGATTCAGCTCCTCTGACAAGGCGGAGCTTGAGCGCCAGATTCAGGCGGCGCTGGGAGTCAAGTGATGAAAAAAACGATTGTTCTGGCTGGAGGCTCGCTTGTCGCGTTGCTTGCGATGATATCCGGACTTTCTGGATGTTCGAGCGTTCAGCCGTGGGAAAAGCAGAATCTGGCCAAGCCTGAAATGACCTTTGATCACG
Protein-coding sequences here:
- a CDS encoding TonB-dependent receptor plug domain-containing protein; protein product: MKNTNDILLKFKPLATLLVSLAMAPVSAPAAEVQSEEIVVKGTVNATQGSIESKRLKSSDTTTMLEDTAGVNVQSAGGVSGLPVINGLADDRLLIAVDNMLVCSACGNHMNPPLSYMPSSSVGNIYVNSCVVPVSKGGDSIGGMIHVESATAALCC
- a CDS encoding TonB-dependent receptor domain-containing protein, with translation MLNRQPPLYAVDDQLRTEGVVSSYYRSKNHAAGASFGATVASRNLSLGVTASIDHADDYRDGNGNKITSTYYEARNFGLTLGARSENHRLTLKAGHQYIPGQGFVNQWMDMLVNNSSFVNLGYHGSFDWGAIDATGYWQNTWHKMDSGDDKLPIALAPPVSMPYMPMITRGVSVGYTLKTGINLSDDDILRVGNEFHRFSLNDYWPPVEGYPSMWPETFLNINHGHRDRYAIFAEWEGKVSTDMTAILGVRNEQVRMDTGDVQGYSGAAMYSTPAAAFNAADHAKSDSNWDFSALLKFEPDAASTYELGYSRKTRSPNLYERYAWCTTWMTSGMLGWFGDGNGYVGNLNLRPEIAHTISVSGTWRDAERNAWQLKITPYFTYVHDYIDVKKIGEKTFPAPGNEVRNILQFTNINAELYGINVSGSVALWNSEGFGNGRLNGTLGYVHGIDIANGDSLYHMMPFNARLSLEQKLSGFTNTFEMELVSTKSKTDPLRFEPRTSGYVLVNIGTAYEYKNLRVDVGVTNLFDRFYYLPLGGINYDDFLASKKSTAFEPLAGMGRSFNVAFTQKF
- a CDS encoding TlpA family protein disulfide reductase, whose amino-acid sequence is MKRFTLNTCRATLFTLMLSLGLSANAHAFEKGDKAADFSLPGKQGTVKLSDKAGSVVYLDFWASWCGPCRQSFPWMNEMQTKYKAKGFQVVAVNLDAKTDAAVKFLAQVPADFTVAFDSKGQMPRVYGVKGMPTSFLIDRNGMILLQHAGFSSSDKAELERQIQAALGVK
- a CDS encoding DUF4266 domain-containing protein — translated: MKKTIVLAGGSLVALLAMISGLSGCSSVQPWEKQNLAKPEMTFDHDPLDVHYTEHIYSSKEGASGGSGVGGGGCGCN